Proteins encoded within one genomic window of Oncorhynchus nerka isolate Pitt River linkage group LG17, Oner_Uvic_2.0, whole genome shotgun sequence:
- the LOC115124993 gene encoding leucine-rich repeat-containing protein 10B-like produces the protein MGNSSRKEEDEEEKGKGKDKDAEKAKVMEEEKRRRRKKKMKEEMEDDELPLGVEEMLASGDPVLDLSYKKFRRLPGVVCGLRHLEKLYVCRNSLRTLPENIVQLKGLRILALDFNKMENVPLAICQLRNLTRLYLGSNRLMSLPPELRNLQSLRCLWMESNYFTRFPRQLYDLPHLRSLQMGDNRLRTLPPDLWRMEALRGLWLYGNRFTEFPRVLLRMVDLEILDLDKNKIEVFPNLSRLPALRLFSYDHNPVEGPPGVGEEVLLVGEGAQEELQDRVDRKAKKEQEARDAEEAALAGDGPVIQGILKTAKQNSASHAGHKHDEATPLTEEERRKKEMEAELEKALNDYGAGLEYDLEGIEYEKEFICEGEGYDGGELEYGRGDIDYEYDEEEELEEPGRQVGRY, from the coding sequence ATGGGCAACTCCTCCAggaaggaggaggacgaggaagagaaggggaaagggaaggataAGGATGCGGAGAAGGCGAAAgtaatggaggaggagaagaggaggaggaggaagaagaagatgaaGGAGGAGATGGAAGATGACGAGCTGCCCCTAGGGGTGGAAGAAATGCTGGCGAGCGGAGATCCCGTCTTGGATCTGAGCTATAAAAAGTTCCGCAGGTTGCCCGGTGTGGTCTGTGGGCTACGTCACCTGGAGAAGCTGTATGTGTGTCGTAACAGTCTGCGGACCCTCCCGGAGAACATCGTCCAACTAAAGGGCCTCCGCATCCTGGCTCTAGACTTCAACAAGATGGAGAACGTCCCGTTGGCCATCTGTCAGCTCCGTAACCTGACACGTCTCTACCTGGGCTCTAACCGCCTGATGTCTCTCCCTCCAGAACTACGTAACCTTCAGAGTCTTCGCTGCCTCTGGATGGAGAGCAACTATTTCACACGCTTCCCCCGCCAGCTCTACGACTTACCCCACCTCAGGTCCCTTCAGATGGGGGACAACAGGCTGCGGACTCTGCCCCCGGACCTGTGGCGTATGGAGGCTCTGCGAGGGCTGTGGCTCTACGGAAACCGTTTCACCGAGTTCCCCCGTGTCTTACTCCGCATGGTGGATCTGGAGATCTTAGACCTGGACAAGAACAAGATCGAGGTGTTCCCTAATCTGAGCCGGCTCCCCGCCCTCCGCCTCTTCTCCTATGACCACAACCCAGTGGAGGGGCCTCCCGGCGTGGGGGAGGAGGTGCTGCTGGTGGGAGAGGGGGCCCAGGAGGAGCTGCAGGACCGAGTGGACAGGAAGGCTAAGAAGGAGCAGGAGGCGAGGGACGCGGAGGAGGCTGCGCTGGCCGGGGATGGGCCTGTGATCCAGGGCATTCTAAAGACGGCCAAACAGAACAGCGCATCGCACGCAGGGCACAAGCATGACGAGGCCACGCCCCTAaccgaggaggagaggaggaagaaggagatGGAGGCAGAGTTAGAGAAGGCGTTGAACGACTACGGGGCGGGGCTTGAATACGACTTGGAGGGGATAGAATACGAGAAGGAGTTTATATGTGAGGGGGAGGGGTATGATGGCGGGGAGTTGGAGTACGGACGAGGAGATATAGACTATGagtatgatgaggaggaggagctaGAGGAACCAGGAAGACAAGTGGGCCGGTATTGA